Below is a window of Streptomyces sp. NBC_00223 DNA.
TTTCTTCGCTATGGCGTCCTTGCTGTCCACCAGGACCGCGGCCTGTCCCGTGACCGAGGCGTGGAAGTCCGCCGGTACCGCCCGGATCTCGTGCACCAGAGTCTGTGTACCGGTGTCCACCGCCTCACCCCGGGGGACCACCGTCAGATAGGCGGCGCCGGAACCCGGCACGGTGAAGGGTCCATTGACGCGCACCACGCCGGGGAGCGCGGCCACCCGGTGCTGGTAGGCGGCGAGTTCGGTCGCGTCGGCGCCCTCCGCGAGCACGGCAATCGCCCCGCCCGGGCTGCCGGGGAACTCCTGACGGATGTGCTGCTGGACCACATGGGACTCCGCCGAGGCCGGCAGCTGACGGTCGTCCGCCATTCCGAACTTCACCTGGAGGAACGGCAGTCCGAGCAGCAGCAGTCCGGCCACGGCACCGACCGCGAAGACCGGCGCCCTGCGCATCACCAGCCGCGCGAACCTGGCGTATCCGGCGCCGGAGTCGCCGGCGGTCCCGCGGCGCAGAACCTTCCGCAGATCGAACGCGTTGACCCGGTCACCGAGCAGAACCAGCACCGCGGGCAGCACGACCAGGGCGGCGCCCGCGGCCAGCAGCACCACGGCGATACCCGAGTAGGCAAAGGAGCGAAGGAAGTACTGGGGGAAGACGAGCATCGCCGAGAGCGAGGCCGCCACGGTCAGGGCGGAGAAGAGCACGGTGCGGCCGGCGGTGCGCAAGGTCGCTCCGACCGCCGTCCGCGGGGAGGCTCCCGTCGCCAGTTCCTCCCGGAAGCGGCGCACGATGAACAGCGCGTAGTCGACCGCCAGTCCCAGACCCAGCGCGGTGGTGAGGTTCTGCGCGAAGACCGAGACGTCGGCGAACTCGGTGATCCCCCGCAGCACCGCGTTCGTGCCGAGTATCGCCACGATCCCCACGGCGAGCGGAAGGAGCGCCGCGACCGCGCTTCCGAAGACCATCACGAGCAGCAGCAGGGTGACAGGGAGCGCGATCATCTCGGCGCGCACCAGGTCCTCCTGGATGATGGACTGCATCTCCTGGCCCACGGCGGCGGACCCGCCGACCGTGACGTCGACCGGCCCGTGTCCGCCGCGATAGGCGGGCGCGATCCGCTTCATCTCCGCGGCCACCGTGTCGTCGTCACCGCGCAGCCGGGCGGTGATCATCGCGGAGTCGCCGTCCTTGGCACGCAGTTCCGGGGCGTGCGTCCCCCAGTAGGAGGTCACCCCGGTCACCGCCGGGTCCGCGCCCAGTTTGCGGGCCAGTTCCTCGCCCTGCGTGACCACGCCCGTACTGTCCACCCCGGCTCCGCGCGCGTCGACCATCAGGATCAGATTGGGCTGGGAGGCCGGGAAGTACCGGGTGAGCGCGGCCGTCGCATACGAGGACTCGGAGGCGGGGGCCTTCCAGCCACCACTGGCGAGGCGGTCCCCCGCCCCGCTGCCCGCGGCAACCGCGAGGGCGGTGAAGAGCAGGGCGAGCAGCAGCGTCAGCCTCGGTCTGGCGGTCACGACCCGGGTCCAGCCCCCGACCTCGCTCGCGCGGTTGACATCAGACATGACAGAGGTGTCCTCTCCCCATAGAACGGCATGACTGGTAAGCACGACGTAGAATCGAAACACGAACGATCACTCGCGTTTTCAAGAATGCGAGTGACCTCTCGTGTTTGTCAATCCTCCCTGGGGGTCACACGTGTCCGAGGCGGACGAGAAGCCACGCCGCCGCCAGGCCCGCGGCGAGCGGCGCATCACGCAGTTGCTGCAAGCGGCCGCCAAGGTGTTCTGCGCGCTGGGCTACACCGCGTCCAGCACGAACGCCATCGCACGTGAGGCGGGCGTGTCACCTGGGACGCTCTACCAGTTCTTCCCGAACAAGGAGGCCATCGCCGTCGAGCTGAGCGGGCAGCTGATCCGCGAGATGGAGGCGGCGCACGGCGCGGTCTTCGCCGCGGAGAACGCCCGACTGCCGCTGGACCGGCTGATCGACGCGGTGACCGACCCGTTCATCGAGTTCATCAGCGCCAATCCGGCCTTCCTCGCGCTGATCAAGGGCCCGGACGCACCCGGCAAGGTCACGGAGGACCACGACGTGCTCCACGCGTCCCTGCTGGGCCGCGTCACCGAACTGCTGGCGGTCCGCAAACCGTCGATGTCCGCCACCGAGCGGTCGCTCGTGGCCCAGATGTCGTTCGCGATGTTCAAGGCCGGCCTCGACCTCGTCGTGCAGCACGAGGGCGCGGAGCACGAGGCCTATGTGCGGGAGCTGAAAAGCATGCTCTACCGCTATCTGGTGCCTTACCTCGGCACCGGTCCGGTGGCGGAGGACGGGAGCGAGATCGGCCGGGAGAAGGGCGACAAGCCTGTCGTGGAGGGCGCAGCGCGCTGAGCAGCGGCGGAAGAACGGTCACCCGGGCCGACCGGTCGTGACCGAAGGCGGACTACTTCCCACCCATCAACGGGCAGTCGTGTGAGTCCGCGCTCTTGCGCGGATCCGAGGACGGCACCCCGCCGTCCGCCACGGACACCGTCGCCCCGGACTCGCCGGCGAGGGAGGTGGCCACCACGGCGGAGGGGCGCGCGATCTCGCCCGCCGCCACCGTCCGCCGCCTGTCCCTGCTCCGCGATATCCACTGGGCCACAGTGCCGATACCGGCCACCACCAGCGAGATCCCGAGACCCAGCGTGAGCGCGTAGAACGAGTTCGAAGCCGCCCGGCCACTGACATACCCCGCGCCGACGGAGTAGGAGGCCCAGACCACCTCCGCCACGCCCGCGCCGGCGGCGTACCGCCGGGCCGGATACCGCACGACGCCTGCCGCGAGTCCGCCGATCACCCGGCCGCTCGGCAGGAACCGAATTCCTATGACAAACGGCACCCCATGTCGCTGTATGCGCAGAGCGGCCCATTTCAGCAAAGCGGCCTGACGGGGACGGCGTCGCATCCGGGCCAGCACCCGTCCGCTGAGCGCGCGGCCGAGCCGGTGGATCAGCATGTCGCCAAGGACCGCGCTTCCCGCCACCACCAGGAGGACCAGGGCCAGGTCCAGCCGCCCCTCCGCGGCCATCACGCCACCCGTGACGAGCAGCACTGCGTTGGGCACGAGCGGCGGGGCCGTCGTCGCGGCCAGCACCGCGTACGCCCAGATGACGTGTCCACCTCGCAGGTGCTCGAC
It encodes the following:
- a CDS encoding DedA family protein, whose translation is MDVALNVSSLDFTSGLVEHLRGGHVIWAYAVLAATTAPPLVPNAVLLVTGGVMAAEGRLDLALVLLVVAGSAVLGDMLIHRLGRALSGRVLARMRRRPRQAALLKWAALRIQRHGVPFVIGIRFLPSGRVIGGLAAGVVRYPARRYAAGAGVAEVVWASYSVGAGYVSGRAASNSFYALTLGLGISLVVAGIGTVAQWISRSRDRRRTVAAGEIARPSAVVATSLAGESGATVSVADGGVPSSDPRKSADSHDCPLMGGK
- a CDS encoding MMPL family transporter — encoded protein: MSDVNRASEVGGWTRVVTARPRLTLLLALLFTALAVAAGSGAGDRLASGGWKAPASESSYATAALTRYFPASQPNLILMVDARGAGVDSTGVVTQGEELARKLGADPAVTGVTSYWGTHAPELRAKDGDSAMITARLRGDDDTVAAEMKRIAPAYRGGHGPVDVTVGGSAAVGQEMQSIIQEDLVRAEMIALPVTLLLLVMVFGSAVAALLPLAVGIVAILGTNAVLRGITEFADVSVFAQNLTTALGLGLAVDYALFIVRRFREELATGASPRTAVGATLRTAGRTVLFSALTVAASLSAMLVFPQYFLRSFAYSGIAVVLLAAGAALVVLPAVLVLLGDRVNAFDLRKVLRRGTAGDSGAGYARFARLVMRRAPVFAVGAVAGLLLLGLPFLQVKFGMADDRQLPASAESHVVQQHIRQEFPGSPGGAIAVLAEGADATELAAYQHRVAALPGVVRVNGPFTVPGSGAAYLTVVPRGEAVDTGTQTLVHEIRAVPADFHASVTGQAAVLVDSKDAIAKKLPWAVGIIALVTLLLVFLLTGSVLIPLQAVLLNALSLTAMFGSVVWVFQDGHLSGLLGFTATGSIETTLPVLMFCVAFGLSMDYGVFLLSRIKEEYDRTGDHQSSIVFGLKRTGGLITAAAVILAVVMVAIGTSRVANTKMLGLGVALAVVMDAMVVRTLLVPAVMRLTGRATWWAPPVLRRFHERFGISESGGGASSGDAEAPRSEEWRDPEPVSGR
- a CDS encoding TetR/AcrR family transcriptional regulator, which encodes MSEADEKPRRRQARGERRITQLLQAAAKVFCALGYTASSTNAIAREAGVSPGTLYQFFPNKEAIAVELSGQLIREMEAAHGAVFAAENARLPLDRLIDAVTDPFIEFISANPAFLALIKGPDAPGKVTEDHDVLHASLLGRVTELLAVRKPSMSATERSLVAQMSFAMFKAGLDLVVQHEGAEHEAYVRELKSMLYRYLVPYLGTGPVAEDGSEIGREKGDKPVVEGAAR